ACTCGAACAACAATCCCCTCCCCCGCTTGCGGGGGAGGGTCAGGGTGGGGGGAAGAACACCTCAAGCCAATATGAAAATAGCTCGCAAGTCTTTCCCCCATCCGCCCTCCGGGCACCTTCCCCCGCAAGCGGGGGAAGGGATTTACTTGAACGTCTGCGTGCCGAAGGAGTCCGCGCCGCGCCATACGAATCCATCGCAGACGCGCTGGGCAGATTGCCGCAAGGCACGAAACTGCTGATCGCGCCCGGCGCAATCTCCGCCGCCGTCGCCCACGCGATTCCCGACCATGTTGCGCTGATCGAGGCTGCCGGTCCGATCATGTCCGCCAAGGCGCGCAAGACCGCGCAGGAAATGGACCACGTCCGCGAAGCGATGCGCCGCGATGGCGTGGCGCTGGTGCGCGGCGCGCGCTGGATCGAGGAATCGCTGAAGCACGGCAAGCGCCTTACCGAACTCGACATCGACGAAAAACTGCGCGAACTGCGCGCCGAACAACCGGGCTTCGTCAGCGAAAGCTTTTCCACCATCGCCGGCTACGAAGCCAACGCGGCGCTGCCGCACTACCGCGCGATGCCCGGCTCGCACGCCGAATTGCACGCCAAAGGCATGCTGTTGATCGACTCCGGCGCGCAATACCTCGGCGGCACCACCGACATCACGCGCATGTGGGCGCTGGGCGAGACCACGCCCGAGCAACGCCGCGACGTGACGCTGGTGCTGAAAGGCGTGATCGCGCTGTCGCGCGCGAAGTTTCCGCGTGGGACTTCAGGACAGCAACTCGATGCGTTGGCGCGCGCGCCGATCTGGGCCGCGGGCGTGGATTACGGCCACGGCACAGGGCACGGCGTCGGCTATTGCCTGAACGTGCACGAAGGCCCGCAGTCGATCCGGCCGCCGCGCTCGGGCCAGCATCTCGAAGCGATGGACGTCGGCATGATCACCTCGATCGAACCCGGCATCTACAAGCCCGGCCGGCACGGCGTGCGCATCGAGAACCTCGCCGCAACCATTCCGGCGGGCGATGGCGAATTCGGCGAGTTCCTCGCTTTCGAGACATTGACGCTGTGCCCCATCGACACGCGCCTACTCGATCTTTCGCTGCTCGACGCAAGCGAAACCGCGTGGCTCGATGGCTACCACGCGACCGTGCGTGAACGGCTGACGCCGCTGCTCGACGACGCAGCCGACCGCGCCTGGCTGGATGCGCGCTGCGCGCCGCTCGCCCGGGCGAAAGCGGCCTGACCGCTGAATGCGGCGCGCGCCAAGCTCAACAGAACGAGTGCGTTCTGCTAGCTTACGCGGGTTATTCACTCGAGGATCCACCGTGTCGCGCCGAACGATGCCGCTGACCCCGCGTGCACTGGCTTTCGCGATCACGCTGGCGGTCGCGCCCGGCATGGCGCTGGCCCAGAACAGTGCGGCCGTCTGCCCGCTCGGCGCGTTCACCTGCCCGGTGGTGAAGAACGATTTCGCGCTGTGCAAGAAGAACGATCTGCTGGATTTCTACGTGCCCGGCTTGCCGGCCGGCGGCAACCGCGCGGCCAGCCCCGCGCAGGTTCGTGGCGACACCATCACCAGTCCCGACAGCGTCGTTTACCACGTGAACGGTAACGCCTGGCTGCAGCGCCTCGACCAGCTGCTGCGCGCCAACACCGTCACCTACAACCAGGACACCACTGCCTACGAGGCCGAAGGCAATGTCCGCTACCAGGAACAGGACATGCTGCTGTCGGCCGACAACATGGCCGGCACCACCGATCCCGAGTACGGCGTCGCCAACCACGTGCGCTACCAGATGCTGACTTCGCGCGGCA
The genomic region above belongs to Rhodanobacteraceae bacterium and contains:
- a CDS encoding Xaa-Pro aminopeptidase; the protein is METPILTTVPERITALRAAMRERHIAACIVPTADPHLSEYLPAHWQVREWLSGFTGSAGTLVVTPDFAGLWTDSRYFSQAERQLAGSGVELVKLNVPHTPEHVEWLCARLHAGDKVACAADMLSLATERALRRHLAQHGAELVEDDLPAAIWNDRASLPHAPVYEHPLEFAIRGRAEKLGDVRKSVQQAGATHHIVSALDEIAWVLNLRGSDVEYNPVFLAHLLIDASGATLFVDVNKLEQQSPPPLAGEGQGGGKNTSSQYENSSQVFPPSALRAPSPASGGRDLLERLRAEGVRAAPYESIADALGRLPQGTKLLIAPGAISAAVAHAIPDHVALIEAAGPIMSAKARKTAQEMDHVREAMRRDGVALVRGARWIEESLKHGKRLTELDIDEKLRELRAEQPGFVSESFSTIAGYEANAALPHYRAMPGSHAELHAKGMLLIDSGAQYLGGTTDITRMWALGETTPEQRRDVTLVLKGVIALSRAKFPRGTSGQQLDALARAPIWAAGVDYGHGTGHGVGYCLNVHEGPQSIRPPRSGQHLEAMDVGMITSIEPGIYKPGRHGVRIENLAATIPAGDGEFGEFLAFETLTLCPIDTRLLDLSLLDASETAWLDGYHATVRERLTPLLDDAADRAWLDARCAPLARAKAA